From the Mangifera indica cultivar Alphonso chromosome 10, CATAS_Mindica_2.1, whole genome shotgun sequence genome, one window contains:
- the LOC123226977 gene encoding GDP-Man:Man(3)GlcNAc(2)-PP-Dol alpha-1,2-mannosyltransferase has translation MAFTILIWPLISALLASILILASHIINARKNRNKTAVGFFHPYTNDGGGGERVLWCSVKAIQEENPDLHCVIYTGDHDASPQSLMARAIDRFGVRLLRPPKVVHLDRRKWIEDITYPRFTMVGQSFGSVYLSWEALCKFTPLYYFDTSGYAFTYPIARIFGCKVICYTHYPTISLDMISRVSERKSLYNNNASIARSRLLSHCKIFYYTLFSWMYGFVGSCAHLAMVNSSWTQSHIEKLWKIPDRIKCVYPPCDTSGLQVLPLERPTESPKIISVAQFRPEKAHPLQLEAFSLAIRKLDADLPWPKLQFVGSCRNKSDEERLQNLKDKAIELKVDGNVEFHKNVMYRDLVKLLGGALAGIHSMTDEHFGISVVEYMAAGAVPIAHNSAGPRMDIVLEEDGQPTGFLAQNAEEYAEAILQVVRMPESERLKMAAAARRRAGRFSEQRFYEDFKAAIRPVLCCSNK, from the exons ATGGCTTTTACGATTCTCATATGGCCTCTAATCTCAGCTCTCTTAGCCTCAATTTTGATCTTGGCTTCACACATAATCAATGCTAGAAAAAACAGGAACAAAACGGCCGTTGGCTTCTTCCATCCCTACACAAACGACGGTGGAGGCGGAGAAAGAGTTCTATGGTGTTCAGTCAAAGCTATTCAAGAAGAAAATCCCGATCTTCACTGTGTCATCTACACTGGCGACCACGACGCCTCTCCCCAGTCCTTGATGGCTCGTGCCATCGATCGCTTCGGCGTACGGCTCCTTCGCCCTCCCAAG GTGGTACATCTTGATAGAAGGAAATGGATTGAAGATATTACTTATCCTCGGTTCACGATGGTTGGTCAAAGTTTTGGCTCAGTATATCTTTCATGGGAAGCTTTGTGCAAGTTTACACCTTTGTATTATTTTGACACTAGTGGATATGCGTTTACATATCCTATTGCTCGGATTTTTGGCTGCAAAGTCATTTGCTATACACACTATCCAACTATAAGTTTGGACATGATATCCCGTGTTTCTGAAAGAAAATCGTTGTACAACAATAATGCTTCAATTGCTCGAAG CCGTTTGCTATCCCACTGTAAAATCTTCTATTATACATTATTTTCCTGGATGTATGGGTTTGTGGGCTCTTGTGCACACTTGGCAATGGTCAACTCTTCGTGGACTCAATCTCATATTGAAAAGCTATGGAAGATACCAGACCGTATAAAGTGTGTTTATCCTCCTTGTGATACTTCTGGACTTCAG GTACTTCCCTTGGAAAGACCAACAGAATCTCCAAAGATAATTTCTGTTGCCCAATTTCGTCCAGAGAAG GCACATCCTCTTCAACTTGAAGCCTTTTCACTTGCCATAAGGAAATTAGATGCAGACTTGCCATGGCCTAAGCTCCAATTTGTGGGTAGTTGTCGAAATAAATCTGATGAGGAAAGGTTGCAGAATTTAAAGGACAAAGCAATTGAACTGAAAGTGGATGGCAATGTGGAATTTCATAAGAATGTGATGTACAG GGACTTGGTGAAACTTCTGGGAGGAGCTCTTGCAGGAATCCATTCTATGACTGATGAGCATTTTGGCATAAGTGTTGTAGAATACATGGCAGCCGGTGCCGTCCCCATTG CTCATAACTCTGCTGGTCCCAGAATGGACATTGTTTTAGAAGAAGATGGACAACCAACTGGATTTCTTGCCCAAAATGCAGAAGAATATGCTGAGGCAATCCTGCAAGTTGTGAGGATGCCTGAATCTGAGAGACTCAAGATGGCAGCAGCTGCAAGACGACGAGCTGGAAGATTTTCCGAACAAAGATTTTATGAAGATTTCAAGGCTGCAATACGACCAGTTCTATGTTGTAGTAACAAATGA